From Alphaproteobacteria bacterium, the proteins below share one genomic window:
- a CDS encoding BolA family transcriptional regulator has protein sequence MAMAADEIERLIKEALPDAQVHITDLAGDGDHYAAHVVSAAFAGKSRVQQHQMVYGALKGEMGGQLHALALKTEAPE, from the coding sequence ATGGCGATGGCCGCGGACGAGATCGAGCGCCTGATCAAGGAGGCCCTGCCGGACGCGCAGGTCCACATCACCGACCTGGCCGGCGATGGCGACCACTATGCGGCGCACGTGGTCTCGGCCGCCTTTGCCGGCAAGTCGCGCGTGCAGCAGCATCAGATGGTCTACGGTGCGCTGAAGGGCGAGATGGGCGGCCAGCTGCATGCGCTCGCGCTGAAGACCGAGGCACCGGAGTGA
- the grxD gene encoding Grx4 family monothiol glutaredoxin has product MTENQVFDRIRGEIDANDVVLFMKGSPMFPQCGFSAAVVHVLNEMGIAFKGIDVLTDPAIRQGIKDFSSWPTIPQLYVKGEFVGGCDIVREMAQSGELATVFSSNGIAAQPAA; this is encoded by the coding sequence GTGACCGAGAACCAGGTTTTCGACCGCATCCGCGGCGAGATCGACGCCAACGACGTGGTGCTGTTCATGAAGGGCTCGCCGATGTTCCCGCAGTGCGGGTTCTCGGCCGCCGTCGTGCACGTGCTCAACGAGATGGGTATCGCCTTCAAGGGCATCGACGTGCTGACCGACCCGGCGATCCGCCAGGGGATCAAGGACTTTTCCAGCTGGCCGACCATCCCGCAGCTCTACGTCAAGGGCGAGTTCGTCGGCGGCTGCGACATTGTGCGCGAGATGGCGCAGTCCGGCGAGCTGGCGACGGTGTTCTCGTCCAACGGCATCGCAGCCCAGCCGGCTGCCTGA
- a CDS encoding VOC family protein, translated as MAAFALDHVNLQTARTDQMVAFYRDIVGLELGARPDFDVPGAWLYLGDLAAVHLVTLRAGLQPKEPQIEHFAFRCRGLKRFTALCREKRVPYYVAIVPGLDIRQVNVFDPDGNKVEMQFEATDDPDTDLSPHLMQAPA; from the coding sequence ATGGCGGCGTTCGCGTTGGATCACGTCAACCTGCAGACGGCCCGGACCGACCAGATGGTCGCGTTCTATCGCGACATCGTCGGTCTCGAGCTTGGCGCGCGGCCGGATTTCGACGTGCCGGGCGCCTGGCTCTATCTCGGCGACTTGGCGGCGGTGCATCTGGTGACGCTGCGGGCCGGCCTGCAGCCGAAGGAGCCGCAGATCGAGCATTTCGCCTTTCGCTGTCGCGGCCTGAAGCGGTTCACGGCGCTGTGTCGCGAGAAGCGGGTGCCGTACTATGTCGCGATCGTGCCCGGGCTCGACATCCGCCAGGTGAACGTGTTCGACCCCGACGGCAACAAGGTCGAGATGCAGTTCGAGGCGACGGACGACCCGGACACCGACCTGAGCCCGCACCTGATGCAAGCGCCGGCCTGA
- a CDS encoding VOC family protein — protein MTAQVLDHVNLQTMRLAEMTAFYRDIIGLEDGDRPPFSFGGAWLWCGGRAAVHLVEIEQPIDPRDPKIEHFAFRCEGLKQFTERCRDHRVPYYVRVVPLLNIRQVNVFDPDGNKVEMQFADSDDPDTDLSPFMMQAPS, from the coding sequence ATGACCGCCCAGGTGCTCGACCACGTCAACCTGCAGACGATGCGGCTGGCGGAGATGACCGCCTTCTACCGCGACATCATCGGCCTCGAGGACGGCGATCGCCCGCCCTTCTCCTTCGGCGGCGCCTGGCTGTGGTGCGGCGGGCGCGCCGCGGTGCACCTGGTCGAGATCGAGCAGCCGATCGATCCGCGCGATCCGAAGATCGAACACTTCGCTTTCCGCTGCGAAGGGCTGAAGCAGTTCACCGAGCGGTGCCGGGATCACCGCGTGCCTTACTATGTTCGGGTCGTGCCGTTGCTGAACATTCGCCAGGTCAACGTCTTCGATCCCGACGGCAACAAGGTCGAGATGCAGTTCGCCGATAGCGACGATCCTGACACCGACCTGAGCCCGTTCATGATGCAGGCGCCGTCCTGA
- the rpsD gene encoding 30S ribosomal protein S4, which yields MSKRVAAKYKINRRLRCNLWGRPKSPFNRREYGPGQHGQRRRKPSDFGLQLMAKQRLKGYYGSIGEKQFRRYYENATRRKGDTGENLIELLERRLDAVVYRAKFVPTVFAARQFVNHGHIRVNGKRVNIASYMVRDGDVIEIKQKSRELPLVLEAIASTERDVPDYLSVNFDKLTCTFLRPPSFANQDVPYPVHMEPNLVIEFYSR from the coding sequence ATGAGCAAGCGCGTCGCCGCCAAATACAAGATCAACCGCCGGTTGCGCTGCAACCTGTGGGGCCGCCCGAAGAGCCCGTTCAACCGCCGCGAATACGGCCCCGGCCAGCATGGCCAGCGCCGGCGCAAGCCGTCCGACTTCGGCCTGCAGCTGATGGCGAAGCAGCGGCTGAAGGGCTATTACGGCAGCATCGGCGAGAAGCAGTTCCGGCGCTACTACGAGAACGCGACCCGCCGCAAGGGCGACACCGGCGAGAACCTGATCGAGCTGCTGGAACGCCGCCTGGACGCGGTGGTCTATCGCGCCAAGTTCGTGCCGACCGTGTTCGCCGCCCGTCAGTTCGTCAACCACGGCCACATCCGGGTCAACGGCAAGCGCGTCAACATCGCCTCCTACATGGTGCGCGACGGCGACGTGATCGAGATCAAGCAGAAGTCGCGCGAGCTGCCGCTGGTGCTGGAGGCGATCGCGTCGACCGAGCGCGACGTGCCGGACTATCTCAGCGTCAATTTCGACAAGCTGACCTGCACCTTCCTGCGCCCGCCGTCCTTCGCAAACCAGGACGTGCCCTATCCGGTGCACATGGAACCGAACCTGGTGATCGAATTCTATTCGCGCTGA
- a CDS encoding ATP-binding protein → MTIATTMACALAAGVVAMTLLFGLGGAFSDLAGKTLPVLSTAGALARAANDLAVAAPALATSRSSVELAANRDSTLERRRDLLQVLDELEGALAGTALSDAPLQRVRATGNALLANIEALDEAAGRHIAAQFQFDLLVARANEAHKALSLPAFSDSAGVLEAMSTIPSLRPPARQWRYEAADLIWEAVTATALADHAIGQAQIESLRARWQALSARFTRLTPDIQAALSGIHATVDQLLVPDSGVLGRAVDLADAEREVETRLADNRRAATALVSATVTLFNGISTVTDRQREAILENVSAGQLTLAAIMAISVGAGFLGVVLFRQRVLDRIKRLQVAMRRGVNGEFVKVDDADRDEIAQMARAHGYFIDAIAARESRLKRERDIQRQLAAEAEAASRAKSMFLANMSHELRTPLNAIIGFSDLLCSAPADPARVKEYSADINSSGRHLLSVINDVLEFSKIEAGRAELSIEATSLAEAVGAAHRFVRLAAQERAIAIAVELVGPSVIQADPVALRQVFANLLSNAAKFARADTTINVVGKPSESGDSYRISVIDQGVGISADQLDKVLQPFHQERSSYTRGRGGTGLGLAITRSLVELHGGTLRIQSEKGVGTTVIVSLPYAGPGGAAAGEPADGAGGTSAAA, encoded by the coding sequence ATGACGATCGCGACGACGATGGCGTGCGCCCTGGCCGCCGGCGTTGTGGCAATGACGTTGCTGTTCGGCCTGGGCGGCGCGTTCAGCGACCTTGCCGGCAAAACCCTGCCCGTGCTGTCCACCGCCGGCGCGCTCGCCCGCGCCGCCAACGACCTGGCCGTCGCCGCGCCGGCACTGGCGACGTCGCGTTCGAGCGTGGAACTGGCGGCGAACCGCGACAGCACACTGGAGCGGCGGCGCGACCTGCTGCAGGTCCTTGATGAGCTCGAGGGCGCGCTGGCCGGCACCGCACTGTCGGATGCGCCGCTGCAGCGGGTGCGGGCCACGGGCAACGCCTTGCTGGCCAACATCGAGGCGCTGGACGAGGCGGCCGGGCGCCACATCGCCGCGCAGTTCCAGTTCGATCTTCTGGTGGCGCGGGCCAACGAGGCGCACAAGGCGCTTTCGCTGCCCGCCTTCTCGGATTCCGCCGGCGTCCTGGAGGCGATGTCGACGATCCCGTCGCTGCGGCCGCCGGCGCGGCAGTGGCGTTACGAGGCGGCGGACCTGATCTGGGAGGCGGTGACGGCGACGGCGCTGGCGGACCATGCGATCGGGCAGGCGCAGATCGAATCGCTGCGCGCGCGCTGGCAGGCGTTGTCGGCCCGGTTCACCCGGCTCACGCCCGATATCCAGGCGGCGCTGTCCGGCATACACGCCACCGTCGACCAGCTGCTGGTCCCGGACAGCGGCGTTCTCGGCCGCGCCGTCGACCTGGCCGATGCGGAACGCGAGGTGGAGACGCGGCTGGCCGACAACCGCCGGGCGGCCACCGCGCTGGTGTCCGCGACCGTGACGCTGTTCAACGGCATCAGCACCGTGACCGACCGTCAGCGCGAGGCGATCCTGGAGAATGTCAGTGCCGGGCAGTTGACGCTGGCGGCGATCATGGCGATCAGCGTCGGGGCCGGCTTCCTCGGCGTCGTGCTGTTCCGGCAACGGGTGCTGGACCGGATCAAGCGCCTGCAGGTCGCCATGCGCCGCGGCGTCAACGGCGAATTCGTCAAGGTCGACGACGCCGACCGCGACGAGATCGCCCAGATGGCGCGCGCGCACGGCTATTTCATCGACGCCATCGCGGCGCGCGAGTCCCGGCTGAAGCGCGAGCGCGACATCCAGCGCCAGCTGGCGGCGGAGGCGGAGGCGGCCAGCCGCGCCAAGTCGATGTTTCTGGCCAACATGAGCCACGAGCTGCGCACCCCGCTGAACGCCATCATCGGCTTTTCCGACCTGCTGTGCTCGGCGCCGGCGGATCCGGCCCGGGTCAAGGAATACTCCGCCGACATCAATTCCAGCGGGCGCCACCTGTTGTCGGTGATCAACGACGTGCTCGAATTCTCGAAGATCGAGGCGGGCCGGGCGGAACTCTCGATCGAGGCGACGTCGCTGGCCGAGGCGGTCGGCGCCGCGCACCGCTTCGTCAGGCTTGCCGCGCAGGAGCGCGCGATCGCCATCGCGGTCGAACTGGTCGGGCCGTCGGTGATCCAGGCCGACCCGGTCGCGCTGCGCCAGGTGTTCGCCAATCTGTTGTCGAACGCGGCGAAGTTCGCCCGGGCGGACACCACCATCAACGTGGTCGGCAAGCCGAGCGAGTCCGGCGACAGCTATCGGATCTCGGTGATCGACCAGGGCGTCGGCATCTCGGCCGACCAGCTCGACAAGGTGCTGCAGCCGTTCCACCAGGAGCGTTCGTCCTATACCCGGGGCCGCGGCGGCACCGGCCTGGGCCTCGCCATCACCCGCTCGCTGGTCGAGCTGCACGGCGGCACCCTGCGCATCCAGAGCGAGAAGGGGGTCGGCACCACCGTGATCGTCAGCCTGCCCTATGCCGGGCCGGGCGGGGCCGCGGCCGGCGAGCCGGCCGACGGTGCCGGTGGGACGTCGGCGGCCGCCTGA
- a CDS encoding RNA methyltransferase has product MAGTDSTQAPKLGGPAVILIEPQLGENIGAAARAMLNCGLTDLRLVNPRDGWPNPKAQAMASGALDGHVDATIHDSTAAAIADLNYVLATTARHRFMSKPIYTARQGALELRCRFGAGQRTGLLFGAERSGMTNDDVALADAILTVPLNPAFSSLNLGQSVLLVGYEWYLTDDATPSLAFEDKGSPPASKADLVNFFERLEAALDSTGFLRLADKRPTMVRNLRNLFQRAELTEQELKTLHGVIVSLMRGPAADG; this is encoded by the coding sequence GTGGCCGGCACGGATTCGACCCAGGCGCCCAAGCTCGGCGGGCCCGCCGTCATCCTGATCGAGCCCCAGCTCGGCGAGAACATCGGCGCTGCCGCGCGGGCGATGCTGAACTGCGGACTGACCGACCTGCGGCTGGTCAACCCGCGCGACGGCTGGCCGAACCCGAAGGCGCAGGCGATGGCGTCGGGCGCGCTCGACGGCCACGTCGACGCCACCATTCACGACAGCACCGCCGCGGCGATCGCCGACCTCAACTATGTGCTGGCGACGACGGCGCGCCACCGCTTCATGAGCAAGCCGATCTATACCGCCCGCCAGGGCGCGCTGGAGCTGCGCTGTCGGTTCGGCGCGGGCCAGCGCACCGGCCTGCTGTTCGGGGCCGAGCGCTCGGGCATGACCAACGACGACGTGGCGCTGGCCGACGCGATCCTCACCGTGCCGCTGAACCCCGCCTTCTCCTCGTTGAACCTCGGCCAGTCGGTGCTGCTGGTCGGCTACGAGTGGTACCTGACCGACGATGCGACGCCGTCCCTCGCCTTCGAGGACAAGGGCTCGCCGCCGGCGTCGAAGGCCGACCTCGTCAACTTCTTCGAGCGGCTGGAGGCGGCGCTGGACAGCACCGGGTTCCTGCGGCTGGCCGACAAGCGGCCGACCATGGTCCGCAACCTGCGCAACCTGTTCCAGCGCGCCGAGCTGACCGAGCAGGAGCTGAAGACCCTGCACGGCGTGATCGTGTCGCTGATGCGCGGCCCCGCCGCCGACGGCTGA